A genomic region of Aeropyrum pernix K1 contains the following coding sequences:
- a CDS encoding amino acid permease: protein MSARKGTEKLGFWEVFSIGVGGMIGGGIFATLGLSLELAGAAAPLAFLLAGSVALITSYSYAKLSSRYPSEGGTIEFIVRAYGDNVISGGLNIMLLASYIVMISLYAHAFGSYGASMINCCPREAYIALVVFVIAGLTVVNMLGAIMSGRVELGLVIFKLLVLILVAVVSMPLVDWNRLGVREWPSILSIVAGGMIIFLAYEGFELVANTAKDVRDTTTLRKGLYASVVTVIIVYVLIAIVAAGTLDPDTVRIARDYALAVLVEPVLGKIGFTLVVAAALASTSSAINATLYGSARVSYIIAKYGEAPQLLGRHIWRGAYEGLLVISILGLLLALYASLEQISTAGSGGFLIIFAAVNLAAYKLRRETGANPLISLVGFILNLTSLAILVYQMASMNPGELAILAVLIAGSMAAEALYRRIKGRRLPQVIDPSLKVRESLISGWRNLTARAAEIIKREIMNAEVYITGSIARGEYEKSGDIDLIVSTTKPLSPHEVKFIEERLVKELNLPPSHPLHIHTVTRDKLENFKHKVKID, encoded by the coding sequence TTGTCGGCGAGAAAAGGTACCGAGAAACTTGGTTTCTGGGAGGTCTTCAGTATTGGAGTCGGCGGTATGATTGGAGGGGGCATATTCGCAACCCTGGGTCTAAGCCTTGAACTTGCTGGAGCTGCCGCACCTCTGGCTTTCTTACTCGCAGGTTCTGTAGCTCTAATAACCTCTTACTCGTATGCTAAGCTAAGCTCTAGGTATCCAAGCGAGGGAGGCACTATAGAATTCATAGTTAGAGCCTACGGTGACAACGTTATCAGCGGAGGATTAAACATCATGCTGCTCGCATCCTACATTGTCATGATTTCGCTTTATGCCCACGCTTTCGGCAGCTACGGCGCCAGCATGATTAACTGCTGTCCGAGGGAGGCTTACATTGCCCTCGTAGTATTCGTTATAGCAGGGCTTACAGTAGTTAACATGCTGGGTGCTATCATGAGCGGGAGAGTCGAGTTAGGACTGGTCATATTCAAACTTCTCGTTCTCATACTCGTAGCCGTCGTAAGCATGCCGCTCGTAGACTGGAACAGGTTGGGAGTGAGAGAGTGGCCATCGATCCTAAGTATAGTTGCGGGTGGCATGATAATATTTCTTGCATATGAAGGTTTTGAACTAGTGGCAAACACTGCAAAGGACGTTAGGGACACTACGACGTTGAGAAAAGGGCTCTACGCGAGTGTTGTCACAGTCATCATTGTATACGTTTTGATAGCTATAGTAGCTGCAGGCACGTTAGACCCAGATACTGTTCGAATCGCCAGAGACTATGCCCTAGCAGTACTAGTAGAACCCGTGTTAGGTAAGATAGGCTTCACACTGGTTGTGGCTGCCGCCTTGGCTTCGACAAGCAGCGCGATTAACGCAACCTTATACGGCTCCGCACGCGTAAGCTATATCATAGCTAAGTACGGTGAGGCACCCCAGCTCCTAGGAAGGCATATCTGGCGAGGCGCCTACGAGGGCCTCCTTGTTATAAGCATATTGGGCCTTCTACTAGCCCTATATGCAAGTCTAGAGCAGATTAGCACAGCAGGTAGCGGAGGGTTCTTAATTATATTCGCAGCAGTCAACCTGGCAGCGTACAAGCTCCGCAGGGAGACGGGTGCAAACCCCCTAATATCCCTTGTTGGTTTTATCCTCAACCTTACTTCTCTAGCTATACTAGTTTATCAGATGGCCTCTATGAACCCGGGTGAACTAGCTATATTAGCCGTTCTCATAGCTGGTAGCATGGCAGCTGAAGCCCTCTATAGGAGAATTAAAGGCAGGAGGCTACCACAAGTAATAGACCCCTCTCTAAAGGTCAGGGAGTCACTGATTAGTGGGTGGAGAAACCTGACGGCTAGAGCAGCAGAAATTATAAAAAGAGAGATAATGAATGCAGAAGTCTACATAACAGGGAGTATAGCGAGAGGAGAGTACGAGAAGTCGGGTGATATTGATCTAATTGTTTCCACCACAAAGCCACTCTCACCCCATGAGGTCAAGTTTATAGAGGAGAGGCTAGTGAAAGAACTGAACCTACCACCTTCCCACCCCTTACATATTCACACGGTCACTCGTGATAAGCTAGAAAACTTTAAACACAAGGTTAAAATAGATTAG
- the fba gene encoding class I fructose-bisphosphate aldolase has translation MISSQDVGKRVRLSRILPDGRSVIFAFDHGIEHGPGEIPEERLDPRLLIREVVEAGVDAIMTTPGIARLTWDIWANRVAMIIKVSGKTSIRPQDDQFLQSAISSVDEVVALGGDGVAATVYWGSQFEDKMLERWTRIRLRAEKLGLPALQLAYPRGPHIKNRYAVDIVAYGARAAMETGADLIKTYYTGSTESFRRVVSAAGGVPVLMSGGARTPSPQEFLHKVYSVMEAGGGGVVVGRNIFQAGDIRAMVKAIRAIVHEGFDPEKASKLLG, from the coding sequence TTGATTTCCTCACAGGACGTTGGTAAGCGAGTAAGACTTTCGAGAATACTTCCAGATGGTAGGTCTGTTATATTCGCCTTTGATCATGGGATCGAGCATGGGCCTGGAGAGATTCCGGAGGAGAGGCTGGATCCTAGGTTGTTGATTAGAGAGGTTGTTGAAGCGGGTGTTGACGCTATAATGACTACACCAGGTATAGCCCGTTTAACATGGGATATTTGGGCTAACCGAGTAGCAATGATTATAAAGGTAAGCGGGAAAACCAGCATAAGACCTCAGGACGATCAGTTCCTCCAGAGCGCTATATCGAGTGTAGATGAAGTTGTTGCACTTGGTGGTGATGGGGTTGCGGCGACAGTTTACTGGGGAAGCCAGTTCGAGGATAAGATGTTAGAGAGATGGACCCGGATCCGTTTGAGAGCGGAGAAGCTTGGTCTACCAGCTCTTCAGCTTGCATATCCCCGAGGCCCCCATATAAAGAACAGGTACGCAGTTGATATAGTTGCTTATGGAGCAAGGGCTGCTATGGAGACTGGAGCGGACCTTATAAAGACGTACTACACTGGCTCAACGGAATCGTTCAGGAGGGTGGTTAGCGCGGCTGGCGGGGTGCCGGTTCTGATGAGTGGTGGGGCACGCACACCATCCCCGCAGGAGTTCTTGCATAAGGTTTATTCCGTGATGGAGGCTGGAGGTGGAGGTGTGGTTGTTGGAAGAAATATCTTCCAAGCTGGTGATATCCGAGCCATGGTTAAGGCAATTAGGGCAATAGTACATGAAGGCTTTGATCCGGAGAAGGCCTCTAAGCTTTTAGGTTAG
- a CDS encoding xylulokinase: MGGCDSILSIDIGTTRIKAGLVDCNTLEITGRGSVSTPVSYPRKGWSEQDPEELWQAIVRASSAALEGFEASRVSGVIFSTYLAGVVLLDRDNYELTPIITWLDERAHGLPRELFSGVLKVSGYNLLHLVDLLRLTGGAPSKTGKDPLSKMVWLRENKPDLFTKAHTIGTLKTWVLAKTAEARLVSPDDAHLTWLADTRGGRAVWSPRLARRYGIPLEKLPGIAGPTDVAGGLVSSAARDLGLPQGIPVIVGAGDIASSAVGSGALAAGEYHIYVGTSSWIGVHSTRRLLDVRHYIGSLLSAKPGEYLVIGEQEIAGGMIDWILDVTGMDYRAVEDIHSIPPGSEGLIATPWLYGERTPIDDPHAKGVLVGLTLRHTKKHLVRAAVEGVALNIAWAMEHMTRLAGKPKLVRGVGGGFRLRTLAKVIASALNATIETVSQPEMAGVRGAGALAAAALKGSSIESEAGKIPVSWRAEADSNASKAYKDLLQIYQEIYSRLKSVFRRLS; the protein is encoded by the coding sequence GTGGGGGGTTGCGACAGCATACTATCCATAGACATAGGTACGACGAGAATTAAGGCGGGCTTAGTGGACTGCAACACCCTCGAGATAACTGGGAGGGGGAGCGTTTCCACCCCCGTTAGCTACCCTAGGAAGGGATGGTCGGAGCAGGATCCCGAAGAGCTTTGGCAGGCTATAGTCCGGGCTTCGTCGGCGGCGTTAGAAGGGTTTGAGGCGAGCCGTGTATCCGGTGTTATATTCTCTACATACCTGGCCGGTGTTGTTCTTTTAGACCGGGACAATTACGAGTTAACACCGATAATAACCTGGCTGGACGAGAGGGCCCACGGCCTCCCCAGGGAGCTGTTCAGCGGGGTATTGAAGGTCTCAGGATATAATCTCCTCCACCTCGTGGACCTGCTAAGGCTCACCGGAGGAGCACCCAGCAAGACGGGCAAAGACCCTCTCTCCAAGATGGTTTGGCTCCGGGAGAATAAGCCCGACTTGTTTACCAAAGCCCACACCATAGGAACGCTCAAGACATGGGTCCTCGCGAAAACCGCCGAAGCACGCCTGGTAAGCCCCGACGACGCCCATCTCACATGGCTAGCCGACACCCGGGGAGGCAGGGCGGTCTGGAGCCCCAGGCTAGCGAGGCGCTATGGAATACCCCTTGAAAAGCTACCAGGGATAGCTGGTCCGACCGACGTGGCTGGCGGGCTGGTATCAAGTGCAGCAAGAGACCTTGGCCTTCCACAAGGAATACCCGTAATTGTGGGGGCTGGCGACATCGCCTCCTCAGCAGTGGGCTCCGGAGCTCTGGCCGCCGGGGAGTATCACATATACGTGGGGACCAGCAGCTGGATAGGGGTACACAGTACCAGGAGGCTTCTAGACGTTAGACACTATATAGGGAGCCTCCTCTCAGCCAAGCCAGGAGAGTATCTCGTAATAGGAGAGCAGGAGATAGCGGGTGGGATGATAGACTGGATCTTGGATGTGACTGGCATGGACTACAGAGCAGTGGAGGACATCCACTCGATACCCCCAGGCTCCGAAGGGTTAATAGCCACCCCATGGCTGTACGGCGAGAGAACACCAATAGACGATCCCCACGCCAAGGGGGTGCTCGTCGGCCTCACACTCAGACACACTAAGAAACACCTAGTAAGGGCCGCAGTAGAAGGTGTTGCATTGAACATCGCCTGGGCAATGGAGCACATGACACGTCTCGCCGGTAAGCCAAAGCTGGTGAGAGGTGTTGGGGGAGGTTTTAGACTCAGAACGCTTGCCAAGGTTATAGCCAGCGCACTCAACGCCACAATAGAAACTGTCAGCCAGCCAGAGATGGCGGGAGTTAGAGGCGCCGGAGCCCTGGCTGCCGCGGCTCTAAAGGGGAGTAGCATAGAATCGGAAGCGGGAAAAATACCAGTATCGTGGAGGGCTGAAGCAGATTCTAACGCTTCCAAGGCGTATAAAGATCTACTCCAAATATACCAGGAGATATACAGCCGGTTGAAAAGCGTGTTTAGACGGCTCTCCTAG
- a CDS encoding carbohydrate kinase family protein: MLEHLVQAVAVGHALVDLRLYVERIPGVDEEAVIKDETRSVGGSAANVAVVLRRLGVQSGIIGKIGLDDFGRIAVDNLMREGVDISGLRVSLRDRTGFSVVVRDKEGSITIYSFKGAAEKLEPGEIDADAIGRSKHVHVASLRPDTTLKTVEIAKKRSITVSWDPGRVLSKMGAERLANIISKVDIIFVNRNEAKNLTGYHDYRQAARHLKKLGPKIVVIKLGASGSYILYSDGEVFVPAIKPERVVDTTGAGDSYAAGFIAGLLRGYTIEKASLYATIVASIKVSRLGSNAAPSHEEVVEKARELGVEI, encoded by the coding sequence ATGCTAGAGCATCTGGTGCAGGCTGTTGCTGTAGGTCACGCTCTTGTCGATCTCAGGCTGTACGTTGAGAGAATACCGGGTGTAGACGAAGAGGCGGTGATTAAGGATGAGACGAGAAGTGTGGGAGGTTCTGCGGCGAACGTGGCTGTAGTGTTGAGAAGGTTAGGGGTTCAGTCAGGCATTATTGGAAAGATAGGGCTGGACGACTTCGGGAGGATAGCCGTGGACAATCTTATGAGAGAAGGAGTGGACATCTCTGGCCTCCGAGTATCTCTGCGGGATAGGACTGGGTTCTCCGTGGTTGTGCGTGACAAGGAAGGGTCGATAACTATTTACAGTTTTAAAGGCGCTGCTGAAAAGCTCGAGCCAGGGGAGATTGACGCGGACGCTATAGGTAGATCAAAACACGTACACGTTGCCAGTCTAAGGCCCGATACTACTCTTAAAACCGTAGAGATCGCTAAGAAACGTTCCATAACTGTTTCATGGGATCCGGGCAGGGTTTTATCGAAGATGGGAGCCGAGAGGCTTGCCAATATAATTTCTAAAGTGGACATCATCTTTGTTAATAGGAATGAGGCGAAGAATCTTACAGGGTATCATGATTATAGGCAAGCTGCAAGGCACCTTAAAAAACTTGGTCCAAAAATTGTTGTGATAAAGCTGGGAGCCAGCGGATCATACATCCTTTATAGTGATGGTGAGGTATTCGTTCCAGCCATAAAGCCGGAGAGAGTTGTGGATACAACTGGTGCTGGCGATTCTTATGCGGCAGGCTTTATAGCGGGTCTTCTCAGGGGCTACACTATAGAAAAAGCCTCTTTGTATGCTACTATCGTCGCCTCAATAAAAGTATCTAGGCTTGGATCTAACGCAGCTCCCTCTCATGAGGAAGTGGTTGAAAAAGCCAGAGAGCTCGGGGTGGAGATTTAG
- a CDS encoding TrmB family transcriptional regulator, with translation MISREIVGKLTSLGFKEYEARVYAALVLYGPSKAGEISLRSGVPRPRVYDVLRDLIAKGFVERTQGSPTYYRAVDPEHVIGEMRDRYVRSAEEAIIELKLPKGGMRRSSCPYSIWRVSGVLGIVSNFLLKERSLT, from the coding sequence ATGATAAGTCGCGAGATCGTGGGCAAGCTCACGAGCCTGGGTTTTAAAGAGTATGAAGCCCGGGTGTACGCGGCACTAGTACTCTACGGCCCCTCAAAGGCCGGAGAAATATCTCTAAGGAGCGGAGTGCCTAGACCTCGGGTCTACGACGTATTGAGAGACCTTATTGCAAAGGGTTTTGTAGAAAGGACGCAGGGATCGCCGACATACTATAGGGCGGTTGATCCCGAGCATGTTATAGGGGAAATGCGAGATAGGTATGTGAGATCCGCGGAGGAGGCTATAATCGAGTTAAAACTTCCAAAAGGAGGTATGAGGAGAAGCAGCTGCCCATACTCTATCTGGAGGGTGAGTGGAGTATTAGGAATAGTCTCAAACTTCTTGTTGAAAGAACGGAGTCTGACTTGA
- a CDS encoding pyridoxal phosphate-dependent decarboxylase family protein has protein sequence MAADDIKSRLDRVLRELFLLSSRDINPWTGRVFTHVYDPGMDEVRKAASKALELYRDKTMLDFTVYPSIIELEKQLLGFAGHLFHAPEGYSGTFTYGGTESIILAVLAARERWRRAGKSGAGKIVMPITAHPAFAKAAYLLGLKVERVPVDSVTLQADPAIIEEKIDRDTVMIVASAVDYPYGSLDPVEDLGDIAAARDVWLHVDACIGGMVLAFASDAGEEVGKFDFGVEGVRSFSVDMHKYGYAPKGSSILLFRRARDKKPTIFVDSSWPGYPLVNQAILSTRSAGTLAAAWAVARTLGVEGYRELAGMVLEARRRIQKGLESLGLEVLGRPKAGILSFTDSDIDVVEVATRLGRAGWVVQLQPGNKHLGFPTSIHLTISPIHARVVDSFLAAVEESIRGAPEPESRFEPALIEEGFKAVEDLLRRIENAGFDDKAVRVVNEMIYLLKPDVVAELIKEAMLEIFKPSWPGW, from the coding sequence ATGGCCGCGGACGACATAAAATCTAGGTTGGATCGAGTCCTCCGGGAGCTCTTCCTTCTCTCAAGTAGAGACATAAATCCCTGGACTGGCCGGGTCTTCACCCACGTCTACGATCCTGGCATGGACGAGGTGCGTAAAGCCGCGTCAAAGGCCCTGGAACTCTACAGGGATAAGACGATGCTGGACTTCACTGTCTACCCCAGCATCATAGAGCTTGAGAAACAGCTCCTAGGATTCGCAGGACACCTTTTCCACGCTCCTGAAGGATATTCAGGAACATTCACCTACGGCGGTACGGAGAGTATCATTCTAGCCGTTCTAGCCGCTAGAGAAAGATGGAGGAGGGCCGGGAAATCGGGTGCAGGGAAGATCGTGATGCCTATAACCGCTCACCCAGCCTTCGCTAAAGCCGCATACCTTCTCGGTCTTAAAGTTGAGAGAGTACCTGTTGACAGTGTGACTCTGCAGGCAGACCCGGCCATTATCGAGGAGAAAATCGACCGCGATACAGTTATGATCGTCGCCTCCGCCGTAGACTACCCCTACGGCTCCCTCGACCCTGTTGAGGACCTCGGCGACATAGCCGCAGCGAGGGATGTATGGCTTCACGTCGACGCATGCATAGGGGGTATGGTACTGGCTTTCGCCAGTGATGCAGGGGAAGAGGTGGGGAAATTCGATTTCGGGGTTGAGGGGGTTAGAAGCTTCAGCGTTGATATGCACAAGTACGGCTACGCCCCCAAGGGATCCTCCATACTCCTGTTTAGAAGGGCCAGGGATAAGAAGCCGACGATATTCGTAGACTCCTCATGGCCTGGCTATCCCCTGGTGAACCAGGCAATATTGTCGACGAGGAGTGCTGGCACCCTAGCTGCAGCATGGGCTGTAGCAAGAACATTAGGGGTAGAGGGGTACCGCGAGCTGGCTGGGATGGTGTTGGAAGCCCGGAGGCGCATCCAGAAGGGTCTGGAGTCTCTCGGTCTAGAGGTACTGGGCAGGCCTAAGGCAGGTATATTGTCCTTCACAGACAGCGATATCGACGTCGTAGAAGTAGCTACGAGACTGGGCAGGGCAGGGTGGGTGGTACAGCTACAGCCTGGCAACAAGCACCTCGGCTTCCCTACCAGCATACACCTGACGATCAGCCCGATTCACGCTAGAGTCGTGGACAGCTTCCTCGCGGCTGTGGAGGAATCCATCCGCGGGGCGCCGGAGCCGGAGTCTAGGTTTGAACCCGCCCTCATAGAGGAGGGGTTCAAGGCTGTGGAGGACCTATTAAGAAGGATAGAGAATGCGGGGTTCGACGACAAGGCCGTGAGGGTCGTGAACGAGATGATCTACCTGTTGAAGCCCGATGTTGTCGCCGAGCTTATTAAGGAGGCCATGCTGGAGATCTTCAAGCCCTCCTGGCCAGGCTGGTGA
- the ilvD gene encoding dihydroxy-acid dehydratase, producing the protein MVGVLKRPRSRLWYDGLENTPHRVYLRAIGFTSDDFQKPLIAVVAAWSEAGPCNFNVLPGSLRVKEGVRSAGGVPLAVPTIVVNDGINMGTPGMRYSLISRELIADTIEAQVASHGFDGWVGIGGCDKTQPGIMMAMARLDLPSIYIYGGTAEHGVLDGETVTVQSAFEAVGAYLKGLIDEERLYEIEKAAMPTPGTCQGLFTANTMAILAEALGLSPLGSASPPATSSERARELARAGALAVGLVETGLTPRRILTYEAFYNAIVTLMAISGSTNAVLHLLAIAREAGVKLALDDFDEASRKVPVIAALAPAGKYTMVDLHNVGGAPVILRKLLDRGLLYGEAVTVEGVEIGKLLSKWEPRTDYNILYDFDKPYKPHAGLRILRGSLAPRGAVMKIGASGILKFKGAAKVFDSEEEAFKAIERGYVEEGDVVVVRYVGPKGAPGMPEMLKITAAIVGAGLGEKVALITDGRFSGATRGVMVGHAAPEAAVGGPIALVENGDEIVIDGEKGTLDVLLGGDELARRRDKWSPPPLPKQGLLRKYAKLVTQADEGAVTH; encoded by the coding sequence ATGGTGGGTGTTTTGAAGAGGCCTAGGAGTAGGCTATGGTATGATGGCTTGGAGAACACACCGCACAGAGTCTATCTGAGGGCTATTGGATTCACTAGCGACGACTTCCAGAAACCACTTATTGCCGTGGTAGCGGCATGGAGCGAGGCCGGGCCCTGCAACTTTAACGTGCTGCCAGGAAGTCTCCGCGTGAAGGAGGGGGTTAGGTCAGCGGGGGGTGTGCCACTGGCGGTTCCCACTATCGTTGTTAACGATGGCATAAACATGGGAACTCCCGGGATGCGTTATAGCCTCATAAGTAGGGAGCTAATTGCAGACACTATAGAAGCACAAGTGGCCAGCCACGGGTTCGACGGCTGGGTCGGTATTGGGGGCTGTGACAAGACCCAGCCTGGGATAATGATGGCCATGGCAAGGCTCGACCTCCCGAGCATCTACATTTATGGGGGGACCGCTGAGCATGGCGTTCTTGATGGGGAAACAGTGACAGTCCAATCTGCATTCGAGGCTGTGGGGGCCTATCTTAAAGGTCTAATAGATGAGGAACGCCTTTACGAGATAGAGAAGGCTGCCATGCCCACGCCGGGCACCTGCCAGGGCCTCTTCACAGCCAACACAATGGCCATACTTGCAGAGGCCTTGGGCCTCTCTCCCCTCGGCTCGGCAAGCCCTCCAGCAACTAGCTCTGAGAGGGCTAGGGAGCTGGCCAGGGCTGGAGCTCTGGCAGTGGGGCTTGTGGAGACTGGCCTGACCCCCCGAAGGATTCTCACCTACGAGGCATTCTACAACGCTATAGTGACATTGATGGCTATATCAGGCTCCACTAACGCCGTGCTCCACCTCCTAGCAATAGCCAGAGAGGCTGGGGTCAAGTTGGCACTTGACGATTTCGACGAAGCCAGTAGAAAGGTGCCTGTGATAGCTGCCCTGGCCCCCGCGGGGAAGTATACGATGGTGGACCTACATAATGTGGGTGGTGCTCCGGTTATCCTCAGGAAGCTTCTCGACCGGGGGTTGCTCTATGGTGAGGCTGTGACAGTTGAGGGGGTGGAGATAGGGAAACTACTTAGCAAATGGGAGCCTAGGACCGACTATAATATTCTCTACGATTTCGATAAACCATACAAGCCTCATGCGGGCCTGAGGATACTCAGAGGCTCCCTCGCGCCTAGGGGTGCAGTTATGAAGATAGGGGCAAGCGGCATTCTGAAGTTCAAGGGGGCTGCAAAGGTGTTCGACAGCGAGGAAGAAGCTTTCAAGGCCATTGAGAGAGGTTACGTAGAAGAGGGGGACGTCGTCGTAGTTCGCTATGTAGGCCCCAAGGGCGCGCCCGGCATGCCGGAGATGCTCAAGATAACCGCGGCCATAGTGGGGGCAGGGCTGGGAGAGAAGGTCGCACTCATAACTGACGGGAGGTTTAGCGGGGCAACAAGAGGAGTGATGGTAGGTCATGCAGCACCGGAGGCTGCCGTAGGAGGACCGATAGCTCTAGTTGAAAACGGAGATGAAATAGTCATAGACGGTGAAAAAGGAACGCTCGATGTCCTCTTGGGAGGAGACGAACTCGCCAGGAGACGAGATAAATGGTCTCCTCCTCCCCTCCCAAAGCAAGGTTTGCTTCGGAAGTATGCAAAGCTTGTAACACAAGCTGACGAGGGAGCGGTTACCCACTGA
- a CDS encoding magnesium-dependent phosphatase-1, producing MKRDWLLLLDLDGTLWDHLDVSSLKPPFTRVSHNAIVDSGGVEVRLYGYMVALALWARRSGAVVSSFSWNVPFKALEALRVLGASHIFHYHVIEPHPWKGRMLTKLLRVLRVERRLYLTPGRIVYFDDREIHLDDIRESVGEVNYVKSHVDCGGLEECTRLVQSLLRMDAAG from the coding sequence TTGAAGCGGGATTGGCTTCTCCTTCTAGACTTAGATGGTACTCTCTGGGATCATTTAGATGTGAGCTCGCTAAAGCCGCCCTTTACTCGCGTTTCTCATAATGCTATTGTCGATTCTGGCGGGGTTGAGGTCAGGCTCTATGGATATATGGTCGCCCTGGCTTTATGGGCGAGAAGATCGGGGGCGGTAGTCTCGTCGTTCAGCTGGAACGTCCCTTTTAAAGCACTTGAGGCTTTGAGGGTTTTAGGCGCGTCTCATATATTCCATTATCACGTTATAGAGCCTCACCCGTGGAAGGGAAGGATGTTGACTAAGCTTCTCAGAGTGTTGCGGGTGGAGCGCAGGCTTTACTTGACGCCCGGCAGGATAGTTTATTTCGACGATAGGGAGATCCATCTTGACGATATACGGGAGAGCGTTGGGGAAGTGAACTATGTTAAAAGCCATGTGGACTGTGGAGGGCTGGAGGAGTGCACCCGCCTTGTACAATCCCTTCTAAGGATGGATGCAGCTGGGTAG
- a CDS encoding heavy-metal-associated domain-containing protein: MIIFKRHSQAILFSHNKQEKALLGIEGMHCEGCAIAIETALKNVKGIIDTKVNYSRGSAIVTFDDTLVSINDILEHYIFKVPSNYRAKLVSFIS; encoded by the coding sequence ATGATAATCTTTAAGCGCCATTCACAGGCTATCTTATTTTCGCATAATAAACAAGAGAAAGCTCTTCTCGGCATTGAAGGTATGCATTGTGAGGGCTGTGCAATAGCCATAGAGACAGCGCTGAAAAATGTAAAAGGTATAATTGACACCAAGGTTAATTACAGTAGGGGCTCGGCAATTGTAACGTTCGACGACACCTTGGTTAGTATCAACGATATCTTAGAACACTACATCTTTAAGGTGCCTTCTAACTATAGAGCCAAACTCGTATCTTTCATTTCATAG